Within the Arthrobacter sp. UKPF54-2 genome, the region TAATCCAAGTGACGTCCTTCGCGAAAGCCACTACAGCGGACGTGCCCAGAATTTTTCTCAAATTTCGACGAGCGATGAGCACTTTAGAGATGTGGCTGCCGTAGGGCTTGGCCCCGCGGCTTAGCTGAGCCCCATGGACTCGATACTGGGCGAGGATCTGCGGAAGAATTGCGATCTTTCCACGCTGAGCGAGCCGAAGCCAAAGCAGATAGTCTTCCATTTGCCTCAACGGCTCGTAGCCGCCAACTAGTCGATAGTCACTGAGCCGGAACATCACCGCGGATTGGACGACCACGTTTTGAAGGAGTAGTCGGGTGCGGACGTCCGCACCCGCTTTAAAGGGCATCCTGCCGGTGACCGCACCGGTGTCGTCGATCAGCTCCGTCTGCGACGTTACGGCCACAGTGTCGGGGTGGTCACGAAGATACATGGCCTGCTGGATCAGCCGTCCCGGCTTGGCGATGTCATCCGCGTCAAGCCTGGCAATGAACTCGCCGCGCGCCTGGGCCATTGCCCGGCGGAGTGTCGCCCCGACTCCAAGCCGCGTCGGGTTTCGTAGGATCGTCACTCTGGACTCATCCATCCAACGGCGGTGTCCATCCTCCTCGACGCCGTCAAGAATGACGATGAGTTGCAGGTCTACCTCTTCTTGGCGAAGTACCGAATCTAAAGCTTGATCGAGCCAAGAATCAAGCCTGATCGCGGGAACCACGACCGACACGTATGGATTCTGTTCCGTAGTCATTTGCGACGTTCCTTGTCATGGTCGACGAGAGTCGCCCCCGGAGTGATGAGTTTCGCGTAGACGACAGCGGACGCCAAACCGTGCAGGCGTCGTCCGCTACAACGTTACTGGAAGTCAATCAACCGAGAGAAACCGC harbors:
- a CDS encoding glycosyltransferase, encoding MTTEQNPYVSVVVPAIRLDSWLDQALDSVLRQEEVDLQLIVILDGVEEDGHRRWMDESRVTILRNPTRLGVGATLRRAMAQARGEFIARLDADDIAKPGRLIQQAMYLRDHPDTVAVTSQTELIDDTGAVTGRMPFKAGADVRTRLLLQNVVVQSAVMFRLSDYRLVGGYEPLRQMEDYLLWLRLAQRGKIAILPQILAQYRVHGAQLSRGAKPYGSHISKVLIARRNLRKILGTSAVVAFAKDVTWISVQYVRFYVRTPLRSLTTKVRGK